In Nitrospirota bacterium, the genomic stretch ACTGCGCCTGTCCCTTGAATGACAGCACTTTGGTTATTGCTGCCGTCAGTGTGGTCTTGCCGTGGTCTACGTGCCCTATCGTCCCTACGTTGCAATGCGGCTTCGTCCTCTCAAATTTTGCCTTCGCCATTATTGCCTCCTTTATACACAAAGTTTAAAGTGAAAAGTTAAAAGTTTTA encodes the following:
- the tuf gene encoding elongation factor Tu (EF-Tu; promotes GTP-dependent binding of aminoacyl-tRNA to the A-site of ribosomes during protein biosynthesis; when the tRNA anticodon matches the mRNA codon, GTP hydrolysis results; the inactive EF-Tu-GDP leaves the ribosome and release of GDP is promoted by elongation factor Ts; many prokaryotes have two copies of the gene encoding EF-Tu), whose translation is MAKAKFERTKPHCNVGTIGHVDHGKTTLTAAITKVLSFKGQAQ